A stretch of the Vibrio gazogenes genome encodes the following:
- the thrS gene encoding threonine--tRNA ligase — translation MPVITFPNGEKRAFQEPVSVLDIARSISPSLAKSAVAGQVNDQLVDLCELITGDSTVRLIKDKDPEGIEIIRHSFAHMIGQAVKQLYPEAKMAIGPVIQDGFYYDVEHEPFTTDDVETIEALIQKLVKKNYDVIRKRVTVDEAIQVFTERNEPYKVEIIQELDESITHVNLYIHEEYIDMCRGPHVPNTRFLRHFKLLRVSSAYWRGDSSKQSLQRIYGTAWNTQDELDGYLHALKESEKNDHRNIGRRLDLFHMQEEAPGMVFWHPRGWRLNKTIVNYVSERLETFNYDEIHTPQLVDKNLWKKSGHSDKYSENMFVTHIDGREYAVKPMNCPCHIQVFNDGLKSYKDLPIRYAEFGCCHRYEPSGSLRGLMRVRSMVQDDGHIFCQEKQILSEVALFTSQVFQVYQDFGFEEKNISIKIATRPEKRIGSDDVWDRAEAMLQDAVTKAGFEYEILPGEGAFYGPKVEFHLKDRMGREWQCGTVQLDYMVPERLGASFINEEGNKEVPVMLHRAMLGSVERFIAILIEHYAGALPTWLSPHQLVIMNISEKQSDYCQALYETFKEQGIKAKLDIRNEKIGYKIRENTLKKIPYLVVVGDAEVENNQVSLRINTGEDLGRIDVTKLIDIIFDDIKLKRRSPLVALDNQLMAV, via the coding sequence ATGCCTGTTATCACATTTCCCAATGGAGAAAAAAGAGCATTCCAGGAGCCAGTCTCAGTTTTGGATATTGCTAGAAGTATCAGCCCAAGTTTAGCTAAATCTGCAGTTGCCGGGCAGGTGAATGATCAATTGGTCGATCTCTGTGAACTGATTACCGGTGATTCAACGGTGCGTTTGATCAAAGATAAGGATCCTGAAGGAATTGAAATAATTCGCCATTCATTTGCCCACATGATAGGTCAAGCCGTTAAGCAGTTATATCCAGAGGCTAAAATGGCAATTGGCCCAGTTATTCAAGATGGTTTTTACTATGATGTTGAGCATGAGCCCTTTACGACAGATGATGTAGAAACGATTGAAGCGCTTATCCAAAAGTTAGTGAAGAAAAATTATGATGTTATTCGGAAAAGAGTCACTGTAGATGAAGCGATTCAAGTATTCACCGAACGGAATGAACCCTATAAAGTGGAAATTATCCAAGAACTGGATGAAAGCATAACCCATGTGAATCTATATATTCATGAAGAATATATAGATATGTGCCGGGGACCTCACGTACCAAACACTCGTTTCTTACGCCACTTCAAACTGCTGAGAGTGTCCAGTGCATACTGGAGAGGTGATTCAAGCAAACAGTCATTGCAGCGTATTTATGGTACGGCCTGGAATACTCAGGATGAACTGGATGGGTATTTACATGCATTAAAAGAGTCAGAGAAGAATGATCACCGGAATATTGGCCGACGACTTGACCTTTTTCATATGCAGGAAGAAGCCCCGGGGATGGTTTTCTGGCATCCGAGAGGATGGCGGCTTAATAAGACAATTGTCAATTATGTAAGTGAACGGTTAGAAACATTTAACTATGATGAAATTCATACACCACAGTTAGTTGACAAGAATTTATGGAAGAAATCTGGGCATTCGGATAAGTATTCTGAAAATATGTTTGTAACTCATATTGATGGGAGAGAATATGCAGTAAAACCTATGAATTGTCCCTGCCATATTCAGGTTTTTAATGATGGTCTGAAAAGTTATAAAGATTTACCGATCCGGTACGCTGAGTTTGGATGCTGCCACCGCTATGAACCATCTGGTAGTTTACGCGGTTTGATGCGTGTCAGGTCAATGGTTCAGGATGACGGACATATTTTCTGCCAAGAGAAACAAATTCTTTCTGAAGTTGCTTTATTCACTTCTCAGGTATTTCAGGTATATCAGGATTTCGGTTTTGAAGAAAAAAATATATCGATAAAAATTGCGACGCGTCCGGAAAAGAGAATAGGTTCAGATGACGTTTGGGATCGAGCTGAAGCGATGTTACAGGATGCTGTTACAAAAGCGGGTTTTGAGTACGAAATACTGCCGGGAGAAGGGGCGTTTTATGGGCCTAAAGTTGAGTTTCATTTGAAAGATCGTATGGGACGTGAATGGCAATGTGGAACTGTTCAGTTAGATTACATGGTTCCTGAACGTCTGGGAGCTAGTTTTATTAATGAAGAAGGCAATAAAGAAGTACCAGTAATGCTACATCGAGCAATGTTAGGGTCGGTCGAGCGCTTCATTGCCATTCTGATTGAACATTATGCAGGTGCGTTGCCAACATGGCTGTCTCCACATCAGCTTGTCATTATGAATATTTCTGAGAAGCAATCAGATTATTGTCAGGCATTATATGAAACATTTAAGGAACAAGGAATTAAAGCTAAATTAGATATTCGCAATGAAAAAATTGGGTATAAAATTCGTGAGAATACGCTGAAAAAAATTCCTTATCTAGTTGTTGTTGGTGATGCTGAAGTTGAAAATAATCAAGTATCTCTGCGTATTAACACTGGTGAAGATTTAGGCAGAATAGATGTTACAAAATTGATTGATATTATTTTTGATGATATTAAATTGAAGCGTCGTTCCCCGTTAGTTGCTTTAGATAATCAATTAATGGCTGTATAA
- a CDS encoding cytochrome P450 has translation MNTQILNELIFNPTDKDFLYNPYPFYRCLRSEDPIHYSPLGFWLVTRHKDIEDVLRNKFFGKNFGAVLEKQLNTKIADEPALKMINLQVLMSNPPAHTRLRKLIMKAFVSSSIKKLQPMIEETANMLIDRVEAEGSMDIMRNYAERLPLMVICKMLGIDAEADMDFFVSRIPSRLLDLKPVSREELDEVNQDVIELSAYIKGLCDERRVSPKDDLITHMVHAREDGDILSDDELVANIMLTLGAGYETTTSLISNALLLLFRHKESLDEIKADPSLTVNAIEEALRYEPPVQIAARTALEDTSIDGQMIKKGETVILVLSSANRDEEVYSNPDVFDIYRENIRPISFGGGAHLCLGAQLSRVESAIAINTILKRLPHLSLDDVEQPNWSLQFTRRILNNLIAHW, from the coding sequence ATGAATACTCAAATTCTGAATGAATTGATTTTTAACCCGACAGATAAAGATTTTTTATATAACCCATATCCGTTTTATCGATGCTTAAGAAGTGAAGATCCAATACATTATTCTCCATTGGGATTTTGGTTGGTGACTCGTCATAAAGATATAGAAGATGTATTGAGGAATAAATTTTTTGGCAAAAACTTCGGTGCAGTACTCGAAAAACAACTGAATACAAAAATAGCAGATGAACCAGCATTGAAGATGATTAATTTACAGGTTCTAATGTCTAATCCCCCTGCACACACCAGACTACGGAAGCTCATTATGAAAGCTTTTGTTTCCAGTTCAATCAAGAAGTTACAGCCCATGATTGAAGAAACAGCCAATATGCTGATTGATAGGGTTGAGGCAGAAGGCAGTATGGATATTATGAGAAACTATGCCGAAAGGCTTCCGTTGATGGTCATCTGCAAAATGTTAGGGATTGATGCGGAAGCTGATATGGATTTCTTTGTCAGTCGGATTCCCAGCCGGTTGTTGGATTTGAAACCTGTCTCTCGTGAGGAACTTGATGAAGTAAATCAGGATGTTATTGAGTTAAGTGCCTATATTAAAGGGTTGTGTGATGAACGTCGGGTATCTCCTAAAGACGACTTAATTACCCATATGGTTCATGCCCGCGAAGATGGTGATATATTATCTGACGATGAACTTGTCGCCAACATTATGTTAACACTGGGGGCAGGTTATGAGACTACAACATCACTTATCTCCAATGCTCTGCTACTCTTGTTCCGTCACAAGGAGAGCCTTGATGAAATTAAAGCTGACCCTTCATTAACCGTTAATGCAATTGAAGAGGCGTTACGATATGAGCCTCCGGTGCAGATAGCCGCGAGAACTGCTTTAGAAGACACATCTATCGATGGTCAAATGATAAAAAAAGGAGAAACAGTTATCCTTGTTCTTTCCTCAGCAAACAGAGATGAAGAGGTTTATTCCAACCCGGATGTTTTTGATATTTACCGGGAAAATATTCGTCCAATCTCATTTGGTGGTGGTGCCCACCTTTGCTTAGGGGCACAACTTTCCCGTGTTGAATCGGCTATTGCAATTAATACGATATTAAAGAGATTGCCTCACCTTTCTTTAGATGATGTTGAACAGCCGAATTGGTCATTACAGTTTACAAGACGTATATTGAATAATCTAATTGCTCACTGGTAA